Genomic DNA from Lactuca sativa cultivar Salinas chromosome 8, Lsat_Salinas_v11, whole genome shotgun sequence:
ATCACCGCCACCACCTACTACCGCTTTTACCACTACCTACCACtaccacctaccaccaccaccgccaccaccaccacgtaCCACTCCATCACCACTTCCACTGCCACCACCGCTACCACCTaccactgccaccaccacccaccatcgCTACTACCACCGTCACCACCAACCACTTACTGCCACTGCCACCATTACCACCTACTTAGGGGCGGACGCAAGAATATATACAAGGTGTTGCCGGTGAAGGAAAATAggtaaaaaaaatcgaaatacGAAATTTGTTTCCGTTGCGTACGTGGAAACTAGTTGTTGCCGTTGCCACACTGAACACCTAGGTAAAACCGCCCCTTCACTTACTACCGTTACCGCCACCCGCCACCACATaccactgccaccaccaccaccacccgccatcgtcatcactattaccatcaccacccacccaccaccaccaccacctctgcCTCCACCGACATAAATgcttaattaataaaaaaaaatattatttttattgtttatataatatatgtttatatataaggttgaaaacaaattaaaataagtaaaacagataaaaaaaaacaattatgtcATTTTATGTGTATTACAATTTTTGTTTTCTGCCAACAGAATttgaaattaattcaaatttaattttcTGCAAACCAATCGGTATGTAAAAAGATACAATTTcgtgatattttttttattcattttaaaatttttgggaACAAACAAAACGACTCATTTAGAATCTTAATTAAACTTGTAATgggctttttattttttattttttttagtatcGGCCCGTCTCAATTCTCATCCATCTGACATGGAAGTTGGAATGATCGAAGATCGTCGTTTATTCTCTGATCGCAGAAAGCAAGATCAATCACGACGCTGGTTGAAGCGCAATAATCTGTATGAAAATCATTGACTTGCTAGTCACCATCATCGACTGATTCATTGAGCTATGGCTGCTCCATCGTCGTCGGCGACGAACATCATGCTCGCAATCCCCGAGAAGAAAACCGTCGGGGTCGATCTCTACCGCCCTCTCCGCAACTACATAGTCTTCAATTACTCCGAACGCGAGGCTCAGAACCTAGAAGACGACCTCGAAACCCTAAAGGAGATGCGGAACAACATTGAGCGCTTCTCTGCCGCCGATTCCCTCTCTACCCGTCGCGACCTCCTCCAGAACTACATCAAAGCCCTAACCACTATTGAATCGAGGTTTCCAATCTCTCCTGACAAGGATCATGTGAACTCTGTGACCTTCACGTGGTATGATGCGTTTAAGAACAGGAACAAGGCGTCACAAAAGAATATTCACCTGGAGAAGGCCGCGATTTTGTTTAATTTAGGGGCGGTGCACAGTCAGATCGGATTGGCTTGTGATCGTTCGACGGTGGAAGGGAGACGGCAGGCGTCGCACTCGTTTATAGCAGCCGCTGGTGCGTTTGCTTACTTGAGGGATAATGCGGCAACAAAGGCCTCAATTGGGAATTCAACTACTGTGGATGTTTCAATGGAGTGTGCGGGGATGTTGGAGAGGTTGATGCTTGCTCAAGCGCAGGAATCTGTATTTGAGAACACAATTGCTAAAGGAAGCACTCCTGGTGTTTGTGCCAAGATTTCAAGACAGGTCAGTGTTGGTTTTCCACATATAAGCGTCTTAATCTTTCTGCATTGCATGTTATTGCATCAAAAGTTATTATAAGCAGTTTTTGATCCACAAACTCAAAGAAAAGAGTACTTGCATTTGGTTAAATGGTTACAGTCTTATAGAACAGTTTACATAAATATAGGCGGGTCTCTACtatgaggaagcagtagctgcACTAAATGTCACACCACTCAATCAACACTTCGACAAGACATGGATCTCTCACATTCAGCTAAAGGCAACTTTGTTCTATGCAGAAGCTTGTTATAGGTATAGCCTAGAGCTTCATGAAAAAGAAGAAATCGGTGAAGAAATTGCACGAATCAACAGTGGCATCACTGCATTATCCGAAGCCAAGAAGTCATATCCGAGGGGTACTTCACAACAAATCCTCGATTCAATCAACAAGCTAGAAACCAAACTTAACTTCAATTTAGATAGGGCAATGAAAGAGAACGACAGAGTCTATCTTTTAAGAGTACCTCCAGTTAATTCTCTCCCTCCTCTTCCTGCATTCTCATTGGTCAAATCAATGAACATGAACGATTTATTGGATGCAAGTAAAGTAAGGATGTTTGCAACTCTTGTACCTGACAATAGTGCAAAAGCTCTTTCAAGATACACTGAAATGGTGGATGATGTCATCAGAACTCAAGCTGAGAAACTGCAACAAGGGAGTGAGCTTGCTAGAGTCCACCTCAAAGAGATGAGTTTACCTGATTCGATTCTCGCATTAGAAGGACATTCTGTGTTGCCACCAGCTTTATGGGAAGATGTGGAAGCGGTGCAAGTTAGCGGAGGTCCAGCTGGCTTACAAGGTGAGCTTCAACAGCTTCATGATCTAAGAAGAGTAAACCATGAATTGGTTGTTCAAACCGAGGAGTTACTTGAGAAAGAAGCAACAGAAGATGGACAATTTAGAAGCCAATTTGGGACACGATGGACTAGACCTCAGTCAAATACTTTGACTAAGAATTTACAAGATCGATTAAATGGATTTGCTGCGAATCTGAAGCAAGCTGCAGATAGTGATGGAAAAATTGATCGATCTGTAAGAGGACACATGGCACTCATGGCTATTCTAGATACTCGTCCTGTATGCTTTCTTGAACTTTGACTAAATTGTTGACTTTTTATATCCTTTAAATCAAGCAATTAGAAATCATCAATTCATCATCATTATTTTTTTCCCAGATAGAAACTGCCCTTCCAAGTTTGGGAAGACCAATAATGTCTTTGGATGCCAATGAAGATGCTGTAGTAGGGGCCCTGAAGCAGAGCTTGGTAACATAAACAGGAATCATTTATATTTATGACATAAAattcttaattgttttttttttttatttaaaatatattgtGGTGACTTTTGTAGAGGCAATTAGAGGCTTTGGGTGCACAAAGGGCAGGTCTAGAGGACATGCTTAAAGATATGAAGACAAAGGTATTTATTAATGATAAAATGactctactttttttttttttttttcttttttttaaattttaataatgGTTTTGTTTGCATTTGTGTGTCTATTGGGTTTAGGATGATATACTCCCAAAATTGATGACATCTACTGGATCATACGAGGATCTTTTTAGAAAAGAgataacaaaatatgataatataTGTGAAGAAATATCAAAAAATCTTCAGGCACAAGAGCAGTTATTGCTTCATATTCAGGTCTTCTTTCTTATTtcattttcaacaaaaaaaaaaaaaacgaattctAATTACTTGTCTTCCATATATAGGCACAAAACAACCAGTTTGCAAGCACCTTTAACATTGAGGACTACACGGGTAGGTCCCACATCcacttaataaaatattttatatttatcattttttttttgtttattttatattaCATTTGGTGTGCAGCTTCTTGTGAGAAGTGTTATAAGCAGATTGAAGGAGCTATAGCCAAGTATAGAGAAATAAAAGAGAATATCAATGAAGGACTGAAGTTTTATGTTACTCTTCAGGTGATAACAAAAGCCtttgaataataattaatattaatatatctaatcactaaaatttatatttttatgttataatTATTGTACATGCAGGAAGCAATCAGCAACATCAAACAACAAGCAAGTGACTTTGCTATGACGCGAAGCATGCAGTGTCGTGAAATGGTGGAAGACGTCCAAAGACAAATATCCGGTCTTAGTGTTCAACCACCTTactaccaccaaccaccaccacaaccaggcggcggtggtggtggtggtgatggtgggggGTATCTTTACCCCCCTCAACCGACCCAACAACTGGGTCCAAGTGGACCCTAGTATGGCCCCCCAGGTTGGGAGGGGCCACACAGTACTACTGTACAAGGTCAACAACCTTACCCTCCTCCTTATCAGGGTGGGGGAGGTTACTATAAATAATGATTTGTGTGTGCATACGATTcagattcttttatttttggttttggtgtgtataaataaataaatgtaaatgTGTGGACTTGGACTTTATTTGATTTGTATGGTAATTGAGGTAGGTAGGTGTTCATGATTTGTGAACTTGTCAGTTACATTACATGTGATAGACATGGTGTTTTGGTAGTTAATGGAATTTCTTACCGAAATTTGTCTCTAACTTGCTTTACTCTCAAGGTCACAACTTTTAACATTTAGGTAAAATCATAATCCTAGTAAACTATAATTTTAGTTAATACAAACTTTCTAAATCGTTTTATGGAAATATAATTGTATTAATATTATAAATGAATAAACTAAAATGCATTTTTATATTAATTTGTATATAAACGTTTTACAAACATAGCTTGAAGCTTTTAAAAAATTTAGAATTATATAAAATAACTTATCTAAAGTCATTGATTTTACAAAAAAGGTAATCAAGTCAATTTGTAAAATTATAAAGATTTTTGTCAAATGCTATTTGAAGTATCTCTTAGATTTTAAGTTTTTGTTTTAGATAATAGCTAAAAGGACCTATTTGTCGAAtggtttttatatttatttttttattttttatttttaaattaaaagccAGAAGCTTTCAAGATTGCATGTCAAACACGGCTATTAGCTATAAATAGCTAATAAATTATGCATCGCTAAAAACCAATATTATATTATCTTAGCAATAtaattttttaacattttaaaacgatGTGTCTTGCCATTATCATTGCTAAATGATGCTTCTTTTGTATTACATGATAGATTAAAAGTCGAATACCCTTGGAATAAAACATTTCCTTTATATAACATAATTGTTGATCGACTCCTAATGATTTCGCATTTCATTTGAAATTATGAAATTGCACACTTTCAAATCCAACCAAATAACCAAATGAAACATGTGATTTCATTCATCAAATAAAATTAAGAAACAATACCTCTATTTTCTCAATCAATATTTATGTATTATAGAACGACAACACCATACATAAGTTTCAATCAATATTTCTTTTAAGTGTCGGGATAATAATGGCAAATTAATGGTGCACTTTCCTCGTGTTTTTAGTTCCATTTCCTATGTCGTTCTTTGACCATTTTTTGTTCCTTTTCAACTTATTCCCTTCCTTTCTTCTTCAAGTCTATTTAGCTTCAAATTCACATCATTTCtacacaaataaaataaaataaataaatgttaccAATTTATGATTAAGATTATGGGAAGATCACCACAATTGATCATAATATTTCTTAGTGTATTTCTTGTGATTTCAGCATCAACCAACAAATTTGTTAAATCGTTGTTTGTGTTTGGTGACTCCCTTTTTGATCCAGGTAACAACCGTTTTGTCAAGAATTGCGCTGCTCAAGCAAATTTTCCACCGTACGGTTCAAATTTCTTTGGCAAACCCACTGGACGCTTTACCAATGGTCGAACTGTCGCAGATTTTATCGATAAAATCTGTCACCCTTTTACACAATTAAAACGCCGAACTTATATACATTTATtgtttttcatacaaacaataaaaagataaaatgaaaatttagtTTTTGATATTTctcatatatgtataaatttattTGTAGTGATTAAaactacaatatttttttatgcaGCACAATTTTTGGGGATTGAGCTCAAAAACCATTCCAAGAGGTATATCAAGAGTTCAGAAACGGCAGTCGGAAAGATTTTCCGGCCAATGGAATCAACTTCGCCAGCGGTGGAAGTGGAGTTTTGCCGTATACTAACAAGAATGTAGTAAGATCACCAAATTTATTACCTGTGCTTTCAATacgcaattatatatatatatatatatatatatatatatatatatatatatatatatatatatatatatatataggtaaagtgaatatacctaacaaccttatataagcttaggtacctaaccacattatactatattgttttgcattatatttccattgcaatcatctaaggttcttaaacttcaatccttaacttgatttactttcaagatttttaGATATTCACCATTATATTCTTCCTACACCATTTGATTTGTAACGGTAGTATATGAAGCCCACCAGGGGGTCTCCGATAGAAAGACGTCATTTGAAGGAAGATAATGGTGAAAATTCAAAGATTTTGAAAGCAATCAAGTTATGAGGTTGATTTTAATCACTTTGGGTGATTACAATGCAAATATGATACAAAATTACATAGTATgatgtggttaggtacctaagcttatataaggttgttatatatatatatatatatatatatatatatatatatatatatatatatatatatatatatatatataaccctaaACGGACCTATTAACCTTTTTTGTTGATGATTTTCAAGTTTGTATGACCACATAGAAATTTGAAGAAAGTTAAAAATTGATTTCTTGGTAATTACTTATGTATTTAATCACCGAATACCTTATTGcgattttatattatattattaaactttaagtgttaatttaaaaattatattttatatgataaatatataCCGAATTTATTTTTTGGCAACGGAATCCAATGAAGAACTCAATCATTCATAAAAGAGGATTATAAAATGGATCACAATTAAGATTAGCAATTCCAAATAATGAACTCTAAAGAAgggaaatctccagaaaagtcttaaaattttagtccaatttatgataaagtcccaaactaaa
This window encodes:
- the LOC111911280 gene encoding vacuolar-sorting protein BRO1, whose amino-acid sequence is MAAPSSSATNIMLAIPEKKTVGVDLYRPLRNYIVFNYSEREAQNLEDDLETLKEMRNNIERFSAADSLSTRRDLLQNYIKALTTIESRFPISPDKDHVNSVTFTWYDAFKNRNKASQKNIHLEKAAILFNLGAVHSQIGLACDRSTVEGRRQASHSFIAAAGAFAYLRDNAATKASIGNSTTVDVSMECAGMLERLMLAQAQESVFENTIAKGSTPGVCAKISRQAGLYYEEAVAALNVTPLNQHFDKTWISHIQLKATLFYAEACYRYSLELHEKEEIGEEIARINSGITALSEAKKSYPRGTSQQILDSINKLETKLNFNLDRAMKENDRVYLLRVPPVNSLPPLPAFSLVKSMNMNDLLDASKVRMFATLVPDNSAKALSRYTEMVDDVIRTQAEKLQQGSELARVHLKEMSLPDSILALEGHSVLPPALWEDVEAVQVSGGPAGLQGELQQLHDLRRVNHELVVQTEELLEKEATEDGQFRSQFGTRWTRPQSNTLTKNLQDRLNGFAANLKQAADSDGKIDRSVRGHMALMAILDTRPIETALPSLGRPIMSLDANEDAVVGALKQSLRQLEALGAQRAGLEDMLKDMKTKDDILPKLMTSTGSYEDLFRKEITKYDNICEEISKNLQAQEQLLLHIQAQNNQFASTFNIEDYTASCEKCYKQIEGAIAKYREIKENINEGLKFYVTLQEAISNIKQQASDFAMTRSMQCREMVEDVQRQISGLSVQPPYYHQPPPQPGGGGGGGDGGGYLYPPQPTQQLGPSGP